The following coding sequences are from one Lasioglossum baleicum chromosome 18, iyLasBale1, whole genome shotgun sequence window:
- the LOC143218035 gene encoding uncharacterized protein LOC143218035 — MYGLYLLDVFISELLLNNDAKGDVAGSSLTVKAVIIDLPVTEVAERKRFPKNDDVHVYRFTGGRTCHFSAPCEQLVKTMKRLPVHIGVFRVGDEFPICGIRTYLSGCACDLNTLNVYKKKSFMFRGPYDLADSGGSFAGQLDATITFTNLGKCITRCFALVNNAFIFKTDPEETEYKCSLKAKMNSSNGYRTTKADDDSPEKLAALIRDVSGVSPLATYLARGCPPPRPPREPLVDPRAAKGKKKKGKKKGKKK; from the exons ATGTACGGTTTATACCTCCTGGATGTTTTCATATCGGAGCTGCTATTAAACAATGACGCGAAAGGTGACGTGGCGGGGTCATCGCTCACAGTGAAAGCGGTCATCATCGATTTGCCGGTGACGGAAGTCGCCGAGCGCAAACGATTTCCCAAAAACGACGACGTCCACGTGTACCGGTTCACAGGTGGCCGGACCTGTCACTTTTCGGCGCCATGCGAACAGCTGGTCAAAACGATGAAGCGATTGCCGGTGCATATCGGCGTTTTTCGAGTCGGCGACGAATTTCCTATTTGTGGCATCCGCACATACCTTTCTGGCTGCGCTTGCGATTTA AACACATTGAACGTGTATAAAAAGAAGTCGTTCATGTTCAGAGGACCATACGACCTAGCAGATTCTGGTGGCAGTTTCGCGGGACAGTTAGATGCTACCATTACCTTCACAAACTTGGGAAA GTGTATAACGAGGTGTTTTGCTCTCGTGAACAACGCTTTTATTTTCAAAACTGACCCTGAAGAGACCGAATATAAATGCAGTTTGAAAGCAAAGATGAATTCCTCCAATGGATATCGCACCACGAAGGCTGACGACGATTCACCTGAAAAGCTAG cTGCTCTAATCAGAGATGTCAGTGGCGTTTCTCCATTGGCTACATATCTCGCTCGCGGATGTCCACCACCTCGGCCACCGCGTGAACCATTGGTTGATCCGCGAGCTGCGAAAGGCAAAAAGAAGAAGGGCAAGAAGAAGGGCAAAAAGAAATAA